In the genome of Nocardioides seonyuensis, one region contains:
- a CDS encoding GNAT family N-acetyltransferase, translating into MPTPDLDVVVATGPLLEDWRAIHNAIIPTDPLSADDVAERATRHRLTLAYSGRELVGNATVRPPQDPDAIATVIVRVLPDHRRRGHGTAYLQHELAEATNLGARRIETVVLETNTDGFAFALAHGFVEHDRYVLDGDTVAYVDLHLPGH; encoded by the coding sequence GTGCCCACCCCAGACCTGGACGTCGTCGTCGCCACCGGCCCGCTCCTCGAGGACTGGCGTGCCATCCACAACGCCATCATCCCGACCGATCCGCTGTCCGCGGACGACGTCGCCGAGCGGGCCACCCGTCACCGCCTCACGCTGGCCTACTCCGGTCGCGAGCTGGTCGGGAACGCCACCGTGCGTCCGCCGCAGGACCCCGACGCGATCGCGACGGTGATCGTCCGCGTCCTGCCGGACCATCGCCGACGTGGACACGGCACCGCCTACCTGCAGCACGAGCTGGCCGAGGCGACCAACCTGGGAGCCCGGCGCATCGAGACCGTCGTGCTCGAGACCAACACCGATGGGTTCGCCTTCGCACTGGCCCACGGCTTCGTCGAGCACGACCGCTACGTCCTCGACGGTGACACCGTCGCCTACGTCGACCTGCACCTACCTGGTCACTGA
- a CDS encoding HNH endonuclease signature motif containing protein, whose translation MSTTAATTMTQPGSAAAVLAAVKERRAIENRAAADVLTLAAEWADLHPPESIHHAAGFSMPGCEHEEPLAGPGTPLVAEFCCAELGAVLGVSSTAAKRLIGNALELRHRLPRLWAAVQSGQVPAWRARLVAEATAHASPALTLEAAGWIDAQVAAVAGKVGAAQLDRLVTEAITRFQLDTTDPDDERSPGETRHVTIEKDVVSRCGTIAVNASLDLIDALDLDHTLAHHAAVLKALGSTDSLDARRATALGHLVRTQTSMDLAGLLGHDSSAAERGSVVEDGQPPSVVEPSSVVEEARQRRLETPAARQLVLHIHLTAAAVGDGGISFDHLGRMEEGMRLLLLDQVRSWCGDSHTKVVLKPVIDLNQPKRANGYAIPDRIREHVTLRDRTCVFPHCTRPARRCQVDHITSYDHDAQAEGRPQPGPTETQNLAALCTFHHRLKTHTGWRYTMVDPGVFEWTSPDGHRYLRDPEGTTPIASPGFETGLRPSSTSEVLRPSSTNDDPRH comes from the coding sequence ATGTCCACCACCGCCGCCACCACCATGACGCAGCCGGGTTCTGCGGCTGCGGTGCTGGCGGCGGTGAAGGAACGACGAGCGATCGAGAACAGGGCCGCCGCGGATGTCCTGACCCTGGCTGCCGAGTGGGCTGACCTGCACCCACCGGAGTCGATCCACCACGCCGCCGGGTTCTCGATGCCGGGCTGTGAGCACGAGGAACCCCTCGCCGGACCCGGCACGCCGCTGGTGGCGGAGTTCTGCTGCGCCGAGCTCGGCGCCGTCCTGGGCGTCTCGTCCACGGCGGCGAAGCGGCTGATCGGCAACGCCCTCGAACTCAGGCACCGCCTCCCCCGGCTCTGGGCAGCCGTCCAGTCCGGTCAGGTGCCGGCGTGGCGGGCCCGGCTCGTGGCAGAGGCCACCGCCCACGCCTCCCCCGCCCTGACCCTCGAAGCCGCCGGCTGGATCGACGCCCAGGTCGCCGCCGTTGCCGGCAAGGTCGGCGCCGCCCAGCTCGACCGGCTGGTGACCGAGGCCATCACCCGGTTCCAGCTCGACACCACCGACCCCGACGACGAGAGGTCACCGGGCGAGACCCGGCACGTCACCATCGAGAAGGACGTCGTCTCCCGGTGCGGCACCATCGCCGTCAACGCATCCCTCGACCTGATCGACGCGCTCGACCTCGACCACACCCTGGCCCACCACGCCGCAGTCCTGAAGGCACTCGGCTCCACCGACAGCCTTGACGCCCGCCGCGCCACCGCGCTCGGCCACCTCGTCCGCACCCAGACCTCGATGGACCTCGCCGGCCTCCTCGGTCACGACTCCTCGGCGGCTGAGCGGGGTTCGGTGGTTGAGGACGGCCAGCCACCTTCCGTGGTTGAGCCGAGTTCGGTGGTTGAGGAGGCGCGCCAGCGCCGTCTCGAAACCCCCGCGGCCCGCCAGCTCGTCCTCCACATCCACCTCACCGCCGCCGCAGTCGGTGACGGTGGGATCTCCTTCGACCACCTCGGCCGCATGGAGGAAGGCATGCGTCTCCTCCTGCTCGATCAGGTCAGGTCCTGGTGCGGCGACTCCCACACCAAGGTCGTCCTCAAGCCCGTCATCGACCTCAACCAGCCGAAGCGAGCCAACGGCTACGCGATCCCCGACCGGATCCGCGAACACGTCACCCTGCGAGACCGGACCTGCGTGTTCCCCCACTGCACCAGGCCAGCCCGCCGCTGCCAGGTCGACCACATCACCTCCTACGACCACGACGCACAAGCAGAAGGCAGACCCCAACCCGGGCCAACCGAGACACAGAACCTCGCCGCCCTGTGCACCTTCCACCACCGCCTCAAGACCCACACCGGCTGGCGCTACACCATGGTCGACCCCGGTGTCTTCGAGTGGACCAGCCCTGACGGCCACCGGTACCTGAGAGACCCTGAAGGCACCACGCCAATCGCATCACCTGGTTTCGAGACAGGACTCCGTCCTTCCTCAACCAGCGAAGTGCTCCGTCCTTCCTCAACCAACGACGACCCACGACATTGA
- a CDS encoding 4a-hydroxytetrahydrobiopterin dehydratase — translation MTDPKQTLTHRDVLDADLADWRQVLGRIKARFRTGDFATGLRLVNRIGEAAEAANHHPDITLTYPEVLVTLSSHDVGGITSRDVDLARQISQYAAELGATADVSGITQLEIGLDTESGARHAEFYAALLGGEVKNGEPTDPSGQVPLIWWQEPDEEDDHPLPEQDFDQRWHFDVWVPIDEGPKRVEAALAAGGTLVSDDRAPAYWVIADADGNRSCVCTVAYRD, via the coding sequence ATGACCGACCCGAAGCAGACGCTCACCCACCGGGACGTGCTCGACGCCGATCTTGCTGACTGGCGACAGGTACTGGGCAGGATCAAGGCCCGTTTTCGGACGGGCGACTTCGCCACCGGGCTCCGGCTGGTCAACCGCATCGGTGAGGCGGCGGAAGCTGCCAACCACCACCCCGACATCACGCTCACCTATCCCGAGGTCCTCGTGACGCTGTCCAGCCACGACGTCGGTGGCATCACCTCGCGCGACGTCGACCTGGCGCGTCAGATCAGCCAGTACGCCGCCGAGCTCGGCGCCACCGCCGACGTCTCGGGGATCACCCAGCTCGAGATCGGGCTCGACACCGAGTCGGGTGCCCGCCACGCGGAGTTCTACGCGGCGCTGCTCGGCGGCGAGGTGAAGAACGGGGAGCCGACCGACCCGAGCGGCCAGGTGCCGCTGATCTGGTGGCAGGAACCCGACGAGGAGGACGACCACCCGCTTCCGGAGCAGGACTTCGACCAGCGGTGGCACTTCGACGTGTGGGTGCCGATCGACGAGGGGCCGAAGCGGGTCGAGGCGGCCCTGGCCGCCGGCGGCACCCTGGTGAGCGACGACCGAGCTCCGGCCTACTGGGTGATCGCCGACGCCGACGGCAACCGGTCGTGCGTGTGCACGGTCGCCTACCGCGACTGA
- a CDS encoding DUF6973 domain-containing protein produces the protein MALGDLVRQAVHSASGVPRLASAAARAGVGPAGVVQVLRISEASLRSAAAHGSGTPGRANALRHFMWQALLTARFGQHVAHSVAQAQETGTPNRRDSQVDHHNNAVGQEYGAAHPELRIGSIGDALSLLVPVGLAKWEAGELVWVRPQ, from the coding sequence ATGGCTCTCGGCGACCTCGTGCGGCAGGCGGTCCACTCGGCGTCGGGCGTCCCGCGACTCGCCTCTGCCGCCGCCCGCGCCGGCGTCGGCCCCGCGGGTGTCGTACAGGTGCTCCGCATCTCCGAGGCATCGCTGCGCAGTGCTGCTGCGCACGGCAGCGGCACCCCTGGTCGCGCCAACGCCCTGCGCCACTTCATGTGGCAGGCGCTCCTGACCGCGCGCTTCGGCCAGCACGTCGCGCACTCGGTCGCCCAGGCGCAGGAGACAGGCACTCCCAACCGTCGCGACTCGCAGGTCGACCACCACAACAACGCGGTCGGCCAGGAGTACGGCGCCGCCCACCCCGAGCTGCGTATCGGCTCCATCGGCGACGCCCTGTCGCTCCTCGTGCCGGTCGGGCTGGCCAAGTGGGAGGCCGGCGAGCTGGTGTGGGTCCGGCCTCAGTGA
- a CDS encoding S66 family peptidase has translation MIRFPAPLRPGDRIGVTSPSSGVEGAGARRIEFCVDWLRERGYAVEVGDCMDGSTHISAPKEARAAELNRMLTDPAIRAVVPPWGGETAIDLLDQLDWDAIAAAEPTWFVGWSDISTLLLPITLRTGVATLHGDNLADTPYSVPDGLVHWLDVAGATGPVVQRQPGLIADWVRFEEDHTATEWKRVGVGEWSLHGADRLAATGRLLGGCLDTVSALTGTPYGDVAGFARDHCPEGTIIYLEVCEDDAFTSCREFHNLRYAGWFDAANAILIGRTKAPDSSTLTQREGVLDALGDLGLPIVFDVEFGHVPPKLQLLNGALATVEVGPDVRQITQELR, from the coding sequence ATGATCCGGTTCCCCGCTCCGCTGCGACCCGGTGACCGGATCGGCGTCACCTCCCCGTCCTCGGGAGTGGAGGGCGCGGGTGCCCGGCGCATCGAGTTCTGCGTCGACTGGCTGCGCGAGCGCGGCTACGCCGTCGAGGTCGGCGACTGCATGGACGGGTCGACCCACATCTCCGCACCCAAGGAGGCGCGGGCGGCCGAGCTGAACCGCATGCTCACCGACCCCGCGATCCGCGCCGTCGTCCCCCCGTGGGGCGGTGAGACCGCGATCGACCTCCTCGACCAGCTCGACTGGGACGCCATCGCCGCCGCCGAGCCCACGTGGTTCGTGGGCTGGTCCGACATCTCGACGCTGCTGCTGCCGATCACCCTGCGCACCGGGGTGGCGACGCTCCACGGCGACAACCTGGCCGACACGCCCTACTCGGTCCCAGACGGCCTGGTCCACTGGCTCGACGTCGCCGGCGCCACCGGTCCCGTCGTCCAGCGCCAACCCGGGCTCATCGCCGACTGGGTGCGCTTCGAGGAGGACCACACCGCGACCGAGTGGAAGCGTGTGGGCGTGGGGGAGTGGAGCCTGCACGGCGCTGATCGTCTGGCAGCGACCGGGCGGCTGCTCGGGGGATGCCTCGACACGGTCAGTGCGCTGACCGGGACGCCGTACGGCGACGTGGCCGGCTTCGCCCGCGACCACTGCCCCGAGGGGACGATCATCTACCTCGAGGTGTGCGAGGACGACGCCTTCACGAGCTGTCGCGAGTTCCACAACCTTCGCTACGCCGGGTGGTTCGACGCCGCCAACGCCATCCTGATCGGCCGAACCAAGGCTCCCGACTCCAGCACCCTGACCCAGCGCGAGGGGGTGCTCGACGCGCTCGGCGACCTCGGCCTCCCGATCGTCTTCGACGTGGAGTTCGGCCACGTGCCGCCGAAGCTCCAGCTCCTCAACGGCGCTCTCGCGACCGTCGAGGTGGGTCCCGACGTCCGTCAGATCACTCAGGAGCTCCGATGA
- a CDS encoding DUF981 family protein: protein MVVYNELVAVTAGAGLLGFAAFLSTLIKTKRVDSEGWAAFFGVTGVLLLVLGLHTTMTWPFGGDGFEYANIAFGQPAAGFGALLLLTAVYLWRNRSLFAGDVEAANASALASLKPAGIFVGALGLGMAVLAITFVRFQLGAAPPEEPISGRFGHLPILEALFLGGLWGVVALGALLFALALWTERPQLLRWAVWAWVIGGAVFLLFGAMNFYTHIGMYHNIAYGTSYKW from the coding sequence ATGGTCGTCTACAACGAGCTGGTCGCGGTGACCGCCGGAGCAGGTCTCCTGGGGTTCGCGGCCTTCCTGTCGACACTGATCAAGACCAAGCGGGTGGACAGCGAGGGGTGGGCGGCGTTCTTCGGCGTCACCGGGGTGCTGTTGCTGGTCCTGGGACTGCACACGACGATGACGTGGCCCTTCGGCGGCGACGGGTTCGAGTACGCCAACATCGCCTTCGGCCAGCCCGCCGCCGGGTTCGGGGCGCTCCTCCTGCTGACCGCGGTCTACCTCTGGCGCAACCGCTCGCTCTTCGCCGGCGACGTCGAGGCGGCCAACGCCAGCGCACTCGCCTCTCTCAAGCCCGCAGGCATCTTCGTCGGCGCCCTCGGCCTGGGCATGGCCGTGCTGGCCATCACGTTCGTGCGGTTCCAGCTCGGCGCAGCCCCTCCGGAGGAACCCATCAGCGGACGCTTCGGCCACCTGCCGATCCTCGAGGCGCTCTTCCTCGGAGGCCTGTGGGGCGTCGTCGCCCTCGGTGCGCTGCTCTTCGCCCTCGCCCTGTGGACCGAGCGGCCGCAGCTGCTGCGCTGGGCCGTGTGGGCCTGGGTCATCGGCGGCGCGGTGTTCCTGCTGTTCGGCGCGATGAACTTCTACACGCACATCGGCATGTACCACAACATCGCCTACGGCACGTCCTACAAGTGGTGA
- a CDS encoding VOC family protein has protein sequence MDQRVSFITLAVRDLAASQAFYVSGLGWEAELQVPGEVLMFRVADKVVLSLWDEAHFTAEVGTAPARGGIPPLTLAHNVASPEGVDRCLEQARTAGASHVGEPAEREWGGYTGYFADPDGFRWEVAFNPGEIGQSVLP, from the coding sequence ATGGACCAGCGCGTCAGCTTCATCACGCTCGCCGTGCGCGACCTGGCGGCCAGTCAGGCCTTCTACGTCAGCGGCCTCGGCTGGGAGGCCGAGCTGCAGGTGCCCGGCGAGGTGCTGATGTTCCGGGTCGCCGACAAGGTCGTGCTGTCGCTGTGGGACGAAGCCCACTTCACCGCTGAGGTCGGTACGGCGCCCGCGCGCGGCGGCATCCCTCCTCTCACCCTCGCTCACAACGTCGCATCCCCGGAGGGCGTGGACCGCTGCCTGGAGCAGGCCCGGACGGCCGGCGCCAGCCACGTGGGTGAGCCGGCCGAGCGCGAGTGGGGTGGTTACACCGGCTACTTCGCAGACCCCGACGGCTTCCGCTGGGAGGTCGCCTTCAACCCCGGCGAGATCGGTCAGTCCGTGCTGCCGTGA
- a CDS encoding GNAT family N-acetyltransferase: protein MTTTNEHGQRIGREVEWAPRLRPEPVLLEGKGVRLEPMSAEHVDDLFEAVCDERDESLWTYLFQERPTTRDGLAALLETAVADPATVPYAIVPVETGRAAGFSSLMRIDPAMGSVEVGGICFGRQLQRSRAATEAMYLLMRHVFDDLGYRRYEWKCDSLNAPSRRAAVRLGFIWEGRFRNALVYKGRNRDTDWFSITDREWPRVRKALEDWLDDRNFDAMGRQRVRLAARPTPPEA, encoded by the coding sequence ATGACCACCACGAACGAGCACGGTCAGCGAATCGGACGCGAGGTCGAGTGGGCCCCCCGGCTGCGACCTGAGCCGGTGCTGCTGGAGGGCAAGGGCGTGCGGCTCGAGCCGATGTCGGCCGAGCACGTCGACGACCTCTTCGAAGCGGTCTGCGACGAGCGCGACGAGTCCCTGTGGACCTACCTGTTCCAGGAGAGGCCGACGACGCGCGACGGGCTCGCGGCGTTGCTCGAGACCGCCGTCGCAGACCCCGCCACGGTGCCGTACGCCATCGTGCCGGTCGAGACGGGCCGCGCCGCCGGGTTCAGCTCTCTGATGCGCATCGACCCCGCGATGGGCTCGGTGGAGGTCGGCGGCATCTGCTTCGGGCGCCAGCTCCAGAGGTCACGGGCCGCGACCGAGGCGATGTACCTCCTGATGCGCCACGTCTTCGACGACCTCGGCTACCGCCGCTACGAGTGGAAGTGCGACAGCCTCAACGCGCCGTCGCGGCGCGCTGCGGTCCGCCTCGGGTTCATCTGGGAGGGCCGGTTCCGCAACGCCCTCGTCTACAAGGGCCGCAACCGCGACACCGACTGGTTCTCGATCACCGACCGCGAGTGGCCGCGCGTGCGCAAGGCGCTCGAGGACTGGCTCGACGACCGCAACTTCGACGCCATGGGCCGCCAGCGCGTCCGTCTTGCCGCCCGCCCCACCCCACCGGAGGCGTGA